The region caggaaCCCCCCCAAAGACCATTGGGGAAACACTGATTTACATTCCAACTTCtaacagcaaaattacacttaggaagtagcaacaaaaataatcacaacttgaggaactgtattaaagggtcacagcattaggaaggctcagaaccactggtctagagtgctaggatcacagggtGCATCATCATGCCTGGATACAAGTAGGGTCCACCTCAAATGCCTCCAGGTCTGACAACCACATAAACGACACTTGATAGCCAGGCCCAGGGGAGTTGGTGGCAGTGGTTAAGCTGAAGgcccttacccacccacccacccaccacaccttCTCCCCCTGCAGCCTGAGCCCGTACAGTCATGACGGTGATAGCCTGTCCCGCTCCCAGGACCACATTCCGCTGGCTGCCCTGCCACTGCTGGCTACCTCATCTTCCCGCTACCAGGGTGCCGTGGCCACCGTCATCGCTCGCACCAACCAGGCCTATGCAGCCTTCCTGCGCTCATCGGAGGGCACAGGTTTCTGCGGGCAGGTCAGGGGTTAGACATGCTCCCAGGAAGCATCCAGTACCTGTGCAGCTGTGGCCCCAACTGGGTGGTGACAGAGCCTCTCAGTTGTGCCACCTTCTCACCCAGGTGGTGCTGATCGGCGATGGTGTTGGTGGCATCCTGGGCTTTGATGCGCTCTGCCACAGTGCCAGTGCAGGCACAGGGAGCCGGGGCAGCAGCCGCCGTGGGAGCATGGTCAGTGTGGCCAAACCCAGCCTCCTCAGGAGGGGGGTTGTCTCCATCTCTAGGTCTCTGCCCCCCTGGAATATGGCCTCTTAGCATTTGGGCAGGGCCCCAGCTGCAAAGCTGATTCTCTTCTGGGACTCTGCCCGATCCAACCCCAAGCCTGTCTCCTCATTTCCAAATTCACTAGGAATCTGATGGTTTCAGGCCTAAGGATGCTTCTGTCCTTTGTTCCTCCTAGAACGAGATGCTCTCCCCAGATGTCGGTCCAGTACGGGACCCACTGGCGGATGGGGTGGAGGTATTGGGTCGTGCCAGCCCAGAACCCTCAGCCCTACCTGCTCAACGTACCTCCAGTGACATGGCCAATCCTGAGTCTGACGGCTCTCAGAACAGGTGACATCCCTGCCCAATAACCACTGCTCAGAGCATAGGCTGGACCTCAGAGGCAATAGCACTGAATGTttgtctccttccccttcccttacAGCCTGCAGGTAGCTTCCACAGCTACCTCCTCTGGAGAGCCCCGTCGGGCAAGCACAGCCTCCTGTCCACCTGCCAGCTCTGAGGCTCCTCATGACGGCCCCACTAACGCTGCTCGCCTGGACTTCAAGGTCTCAGGCTTCTTCCTCTTCGGCTCCCCACTGGGCCTGGTGCTGGCTCTACGTAAAACCGTGATGCCCGCCTTGGAGGGTGAGCCCTTGGGGAGGGGGTGGccctcctctgcttctgtttgcTCCTTCCCCATCTCTGCTAACCCTGCGGGTTCACCTGCAACAGGGGTATTTACTACTCTTCTTCCTCACTCTGAAGTAATGTTCTGGctagagagaggaagtggagggcCCAGAAAGGATATGCAAAGGCTATGTCCCAAAGTGGATCAGGAGAAACGGTATTCTGTGTATGAAAGGGCTCTCAAGGCTGGAAAATtggctattgcagaggacctgggttcaattcccagcacccacatggcaattcacaactgtAAGTCTCTTGAAAAGCATCTGATACCCctttctgaccttcatgggcatcaagcatgcacatacatacatgcaggcaaaacactcatacacaaaaatagataaatctaaaaggaaattaaagaattttttttctttttaaagggctcatactttttaaatttttggttgtgagcctagcctttaacggctgagccatctctccagcccagggcccACACTTTCTAAAGGAAGTGCTCCATCCCATAATACAACAACTACTGAAGGCTTTCACTGCTACTTGGCCAGGAGACCTCTGCAATACCCCTCCCCACGCACCACCCCTCCCAGGCCGGGCATagtagcaaacacctttaatctcagcacttggaaggcagaggcagatggatctctgtgggttcaaggccagtctagtctaaggagtgagttctaggccagccggggctgtatagagaaaccctatctataaacaagcaaacaaaagcgcCCCCTTCTCTGTCTGATGGGTACACAGTGGCTCAGATGCGTCCAGCCTGCGAGCAGATCTACAACCTCTTCCATGCCGCTGACCCCTGTGCCTCCCGCCTGGAGCCCCTGCTGGCCCCCAAGTTCCAGGCTATCGCCCCCCTGGCTGTACCTCGTTACCAGAAGTTTCCCCTAGGAGATGGCTCATCCCTGCTGCTGGGTACAACTCCACCCCTCTCCCAGCCAAAAttaaggggagaaagggagacagtAAAGGACAGGGCCCCCACATAATAGGTAACCTCTCATGTCACCCCTCCCCAATGCAAGGTTCCTTCCCCTCGTCCCATAGGCAATCAGGATTCCCCGGGCCTTTTGACCTGTGTCAAGTAAGAGCCAGTGACTAATCTAGAGGAGACTAAGGGGCACTGGCATGTCAGTGTCACTTGGTTGCATGTACTAGAGGGgagcatgtatgtgtttgcatgtttgggGGTGGCAGGCGTTCTGGTAGGAATGTAGTTGACTATAGAGTATAGCCAGAGCCTCCCCTgggggcaaaacaaaacaaaaacccttaaagTCTTCGGCCTCATCCAAGCAGAGGCTAAAAGGGCAGACAGTAGAGGCCCAGGAGCTGAGTTATTCTgggacttctggaagaagagACGGGGTGTGTGGGGGTGCGTGGGGGGGGCGGGTAGCTATGCCCAGCCTGGTGCTCAGGTTGGTCCTCGCCCCCAGCTGACACTTTGCAGACCCACTCGGGCCTCTTCCTGGAAGAGCTGGAGACGATGGTCCCCTCCACGCCCACCTCGGCCAGCGGTGCCTTCTGGAAGGGCAGTGAATTAGGCAGTGAGCCAGCAGCCCAGCCAGCGGCCCCCAGCACCACCAGCGAGGTGGTTAAGAGTAAGTCAGCTAGCTACTAGCCTGCACTATCAGCCTATCTGGAAGAGTGTCATTTCATAAAGTATACAGTGTCCGAGGtagacagaagggagggagggaagaacccCCATTGGCCAGGTAGATGGGCAGTGGGCAGCAGGCCACCCTGACTCACTGCCCACCAtggctgtgtagtcctggaacgcTGGTGGGGAACCAAGCGGATCGACTATTCACTGTACTGCCCTGAGGCACTCACCGCCTTCCCCACGGTCACGCTGCCCCACCTCTTCCACGCCAGCTACTGGGAGTCAGCCGATGTAGTGGCCTTCATTCTGCGCCAGGTGAGTGAAGCCAGGGATGTGGGCCAGAGGCTAGGAAGCCTAGGACTATGGAGGAGGGCTATCGTTTCCTGCTTGGTGTCCTGAGCAGGTCATTGAGAAGGAGCAGCCACAGTTGACAGAGTGTGAGGAACCATCCATCTACAGTCCTGCCTTCCCCAGGGAGAAGTGGCAACGCAAACGCACGCAGGTCAAGATCCGGGTATGTGCCCGGCTGCCAGGAACCAGCTTGAGCATCTCCCCGGCATCCTCTCAAGTCCCACCCTCAGGGTCCTGGCCTCATAGCCTCCTTGCCTTGGCTCTGCCCCTGGAAACCTCGGtttcctctgcctgtttcttcTGAGCTCTGGTTGGTATCCTCATTCGCCCTCTCCCAACATCCTCTGCATCCTGCCTGGCTCTGGCGGTCAGAAAGCTAAGCTCCCCAGCCACACACTGCATGTGAGTCCACGGCCTCCGTGGCCTCCCATGGCAGCCCTACCTGCTTCATGCCCCACCCTCAGAGTGGCCCTGAATCTCCCCTACACCAGCTTTTCCTCCCTGTGTCCTCATCCAGTCTCTACTCGCCCTCTCTTTCCCACCAGAATGTCACTTCCAACCATCGGGCAAGTGACACAGTGGTATGTGAGGGCCGTCCCCAGGTGCTGAATGGGCGCTTCATGTATGGGCCACTGGATGTGGTCACACTCACTGGAGAGAAGGTCAGAACCAGATGCCCGTGCTCCTGGTGTTTTCTGCCTTGCCCGAACAGCTGTTGGTCTGTGGGGCTTGAACCCCTCCCTGCCCAGTCGCCCTCTGCTCTCAGCCACCTGTAAAATGGTGCACAGAGCGCTGCCCCCATAGCCCTGTCTATACCTTCCAGGTGGACGTCTATGTCATGACCCAGCCCCTGTCAGGCAAGTGGATTCACTTCGGCACGGAGgtcaccaacagctcaggccgcCTCACCTTCCCAGTGCCCTCAGAACGTGCACTGGGCATTGGCGTCTACCCTGTGCGCATGGTGGTCAGGTGAGCAGCCGGCATTTGGGCTCCTGGAGGGCCGGGGCTCTGCCAGCCTAGTCCCACTCCACTCATGCCATGCCTCCCTGGACCACAGGGGCGACCACACCTATGCTGAGTGCTGTCTGACTGTGGTGGCCCGAGGCACAGAGGCCGTAGTGTTCAGCATTGACGGCTCATTCACTGCCAGTGTTTCTATCATGGGCAGCGATCCCAAGGTGCGCGCTGGCGCTGTGGACGTGGTCAGGTAGGACCCTAAGCCCCACTGGCCACAATGACTGGTCATCACTCCAGACTGTGGAGCTGACAGGCCTCCATCTACAGGCACTGGCAGGACTCAGGCTACTTGATTGTGTACGTGACCGGCCGGCCTGACATGCAAAAGCACCGTGTGGTAGCCTGGCTGTCGCAACACAACTTCCCCCACGGCGTTGTCTCCTTCTGTGATGGCCTCACTCATGACCCACTGCGGCAGAAAGCTATGTTTCTACAGAGCCTGGTGCAAGAGGTACTGTGGCTGAGAATGGTCCCAACCTGCCCACACCCCATTCCACACGAGAGCTGCCCCACTCCCATCAACTGAGACCTAAAGCAGTGTTTGTAGCTCTGCTTTCCTGAAGGTCCTTGTCCTTAAGGCCAACAGGGGAGACAAGGCCTAGGGCCTTGCCCCCATCTCCTCACAAATAGCAGTGCCCCTGAAACAGCAACTGGGGAATGCATGGCCCGCCCTCAGCCCTATGgctcccctggcagggctgctgactggcttgtcAACACAGGTAGAACTGAACATCGTGGCTGGATATGGGTCACCAAAAGATGTTGCAGTGTATGCTGCACTGGGATTGTCTCCAAGCCAAACCTACATTGTTGGCCGCGCTGTGCGTAAGCTGCAGGCACAGTGTCAGGTGAGAGCCAAGGGAAGGCTGGGAACAGGATTTCAGGACCCAGGTAGTGTGTTGAGTCCTACAAGAGAGGGCAGATGTAAGCCCTTTTTGGCTCCAGGGATGTTCCATCTGGGACAGGGGCTGTACTTGCTGTGTACTAAGTAGAAGTTGACTATAGAGGCTGTGACTGTTCAAGGTCCCAGATGCCGATCCCCATCCTGCCTTGGACAGGCGCACTGACCTTTCTGAGCCTCTGCTGTGCGTTATGAATGATCTAGTACTATCTGTACTCATTATCCTACAGCAAGGGTCAAAGGCTCGGGGCTAGGCCTGAGTGCGAAATGCTGTTATTTCCCCAAGCTGCCAGCTTGAGGATGAGTCAGGTCCAGAGAGTCAGATTGAGCAGTAGAGCCAAGGTGCCTGGCTCGGTCTGAGGATATTACATCCTGGGAGAAGGCTTCTGGCCAGGCTGCCACTCGCCGGCTTTACCCAGTCACCCTATCCTGTACCGGGGCCTCGGGAGAACAGGGAGGGCACAGTATGGCTTGAGGCTGGCAGTCCCCTCATCCTTGCCTCCTTCTGCCCACAGTTCCTGTCAGATGGCTATGTGGCCCACTTGGGCCAGCTGGAGGCAGGCTCCCACTCCCACGCCCCTTCAGGACCTCCAAGAGCTGCTCTGGCCAAGAGCAGCTATGCTGTGGCTGCCCCTGTGGACTTCCTCCGTAAGCAGAGCCAGCTGCTTCGCTCCAGAGGCCCCAGCCAGGTGGACCGTGAGGGTCCAGGAACACCTCCCACCACCCTGGCCAGGGGCAAGACTCGAAGCATCAGCCTCAAGTTAGACAGTGAAGAGTGAGCGAACCGTGGCTGGACCTGGGTTATTTATTGATACTCAAGGGGCCTTGGTGACTGTGGGAGACTGGGGCCGAGACCTTTGGCCCCAGCCCTGGCTTCACAACCTGTATGGCTACTCCTCAGTATTACTTCCCtttatgggggggtgggggggcctaGCCCCcaggggaggaaggtgggagTGGGCTAGGGCCCAGCAGCTTTTCCAGTGTgtgaacatataaaataaacaactgCACTCTACCGGGGTCCTGACTGTCTAGGACGCTAAGGTGCTGAAAAAGGCCAGGACCTGAAGTAATGCCATGTTGGAGCCCCATCCCTTTCCCCAAGgggcctggctgctcttccctaggtcacttcttctccttctcctgcccCCAACCCCAGTGTTTGAGTTTATGAGAGTCACGCAACTTCCTATTTTGCAGCCCTCCTCAACTCTGCCCACAAGGaaacttctgcctcccaaagccaGGGACCATAGGACCTGAGGCTGGAATAGAGCAGCCTGTATGGGCCATGCCTGCTTTATCTACCACTTAACACTAGAGGCTCCTGAGGCGGCCCAGTACTGGCCACAAAGAAAACCCCCAGAGACCTTAGAGCAGACCAGTAGGGAACTGGTGAGAATATGATCTCttacctccccccgcccccgaccaTTGGCACCAAGCCAGTAATGGACAGCCTTTGGGACGAATTAGCTCAGCAAACCCAGGGAGATAAATAAGGCGTTTATATACACAGAAGCACAAAGTGGCAGTAGGGGTGGACAGGTGGTGGCAGCGGTGGGCTTGGccgggcagggcagggcagaactGTGAGGCCCTGTCAGTGGGAAAAGATGCCCCGGAAACGGGCTttgtcctcctcatccttctgccgGATCCGTGTTTCCAGGGCCCGCAGTTCTCTGCTTACCACAGGCGCCAGGGCAGGGTCTAGCTCCAACACTTTggcaaagtcagcctgggcttccTGGGCATTCCACACAGCAGCATGGGCCTTACCCCGCTTGAAGTAAGCCTTGACATTGTCTGCAGGGACACCAGAGAGCAGAAGGCACGCAAGGGGCATGAGAGGAGCCTAGCCAGTCTGTCTTCTGGCACCTGGGCCCACCATGGGGAGAGCTGGTCTACTCTCTGAACAGCATAGCAACGCTGCCCCACCCCGGTCTACTACTCATAAGTCCTGGACACAATCCTTGCCCTGCTGGGATGGAAGCTCTGGGCAGCCTCTTGGGGGGAGCTCAGAATGGGGAGATGTCAAAGCTAAGAACTGGGCCCAAGTGCCCAGAGGGCTGGGCAGGAAGGGCCCGTGCTGGACTGCATAGGTGCTCACCATCATACTTGCTGAGGATGGAGGAGCAGTGGTCCAGCACTTCATAGTACTCCTGAGCCACCAGCTTGCACTGGCAATAGTTGAGCAGCAGTGGTGTGATCTGCAGGTCCAACTGGATCCAGTCAGGTGACCCAGGCTGCTCCTGGGATGTATGGGGGCAGGGAAAGTGGAAACACTGAGACCTGGCCCTAGCCCTGGCTTCCCCCATGTCTGCCACGATGACCTCTGAGTGTACCTTCATCTGCAGGTTCTTGAGGCAGGCAATGGCATCATAGTACTTGGCGGCAGCTTCTCTGACCTGCCCCTCACGGTATAGCCGGTTGCCCTCTTGGTGGATGAGTGGTActgcctttgctttctcctcATCTGTCATTGCCCATGGGTCCTGCTGATAGGTGCCAGGGCTCTCCACCTGCCAGGGCAGGGACCAGTGCAAGGCTGACGGGGCCTCAGACATCAGATGCTGGAAACCACGTCACCTGACGACCACTGGTCTCTCAGCACACATACGCCAGCCACTCCCGAGTACTAAGTATGTCATGTAATACTGAGGATGATGGCAAACACTCATGCCCCGGCAGAGCTTATGTTCCAAGGCCCATGTGGACAAGAGGAACTCCTAAACCCCTTGTACCTTCAGAGCATGGCCAGCTGTGGAGGAAAAGATGGGCTCATGGACAAAGGACAAAAGAGGCAAGGTGGGTGGGCAGTCCTCCCCAAAGAGGTAATCACTGAGGCCTGAGGAGAAGTGTGGGGCCCTAGGAACTTTCACACAAATTTTCCTATCCTTGCCCCTTTCCACAGACCAGCCCTGGACAGCAGGGTATAGCAGGAGGTAGGGCTAGTGCCCACTTGAGACGGAGGCGGGGGTGCTT is a window of Acomys russatus chromosome 5, mAcoRus1.1, whole genome shotgun sequence DNA encoding:
- the Pitpnm1 gene encoding membrane-associated phosphatidylinositol transfer protein 1, producing the protein MLIKEYHILLPMSLDEYQVAQLYMIQKKSREESSGEGSGVEILANRPYTDGPGGSGQYTHKVYHVGSHIPGWFRALLPKAALQVEEESWNAYPYTRTRYTCPFVEKFSIEIETYYLPDGGQQPNVFNLSGAERRQRILDTIDIVRDAVAPGEYKAEEDPRLYRSAKTGRGPLADDWARTAAQTGPLMCAYKLCKVEFRYWGMQAKIEQFIHDVGLRRVMLRAHRQAWCWQDEWIELSMADIRALEEETARMLAQRMAKCNNGSEGPEAQTPGKASTEARPGTSSPGTPDGPEAPPGPDASPDASFGKQWSSSSRSSYSSQHGGGVSPQSLSEWRMQNIARDSENSSEEEFFDAHEGFSDSDEVFPKEMTKWNSNDFIDAFASPSEVEGVPDPAVTATKDIEDGARAPRDSEGLDGAGDLGVEACSVHALFLILHSGSILDSGPGDTNSKQADVQTLSTAFEAVTRVHFPEALGHVALRLVPCPPICAAAYALVSNLSPYSHDGDSLSRSQDHIPLAALPLLATSSSRYQGAVATVIARTNQAYAAFLRSSEGTGFCGQVVLIGDGVGGILGFDALCHSASAGTGSRGSSRRGSMNEMLSPDVGPVRDPLADGVEVLGRASPEPSALPAQRTSSDMANPESDGSQNSLQVASTATSSGEPRRASTASCPPASSEAPHDGPTNAARLDFKVSGFFLFGSPLGLVLALRKTVMPALEVAQMRPACEQIYNLFHAADPCASRLEPLLAPKFQAIAPLAVPRYQKFPLGDGSSLLLADTLQTHSGLFLEELETMVPSTPTSASGAFWKGSELGSEPAAQPAAPSTTSEVVKILERWWGTKRIDYSLYCPEALTAFPTVTLPHLFHASYWESADVVAFILRQVIEKEQPQLTECEEPSIYSPAFPREKWQRKRTQVKIRNVTSNHRASDTVVCEGRPQVLNGRFMYGPLDVVTLTGEKVDVYVMTQPLSGKWIHFGTEVTNSSGRLTFPVPSERALGIGVYPVRMVVRGDHTYAECCLTVVARGTEAVVFSIDGSFTASVSIMGSDPKVRAGAVDVVRHWQDSGYLIVYVTGRPDMQKHRVVAWLSQHNFPHGVVSFCDGLTHDPLRQKAMFLQSLVQEVELNIVAGYGSPKDVAVYAALGLSPSQTYIVGRAVRKLQAQCQFLSDGYVAHLGQLEAGSHSHAPSGPPRAALAKSSYAVAAPVDFLRKQSQLLRSRGPSQVDREGPGTPPTTLARGKTRSISLKLDSEE
- the Aip gene encoding AH receptor-interacting protein, producing the protein MADLIARLREDGIQKRVIQEGRGELPDFQDGTKATFHFRTLHSDDEGSILDDSRTRGKPMELIIGKKFKLPVWETIVCTMREGEIAQFLCDVKHVVLYPLVAKSLRNIAEGKDPLEGQRHCCGIAQMHEHSSLGHADLDALQQNPQPLIFHIEMLKVESPGTYQQDPWAMTDEEKAKAVPLIHQEGNRLYREGQVREAAAKYYDAIACLKNLQMKEQPGSPDWIQLDLQITPLLLNYCQCKLVAQEYYEVLDHCSSILSKYDDNVKAYFKRGKAHAAVWNAQEAQADFAKVLELDPALAPVVSRELRALETRIRQKDEEDKARFRGIFSH